The following are encoded in a window of Longimicrobiales bacterium genomic DNA:
- a CDS encoding DUF2254 domain-containing protein, with protein MPIAKLRALWRNIYDSLWFLPALFTLGAIIAAELLVRADDLLPGGTDIRALAWLFTGGPEGARGVLDAIAGSLITVTGVVFSVTVVALQLASSQFTPRVLRSFMADRANQLVLAVMIGTYVYSLLVMRTIRSSDDPSQEFVPAVATTFAGLLAVISIGFLIYYIDHAARSLQVDTIMSAVTREALDTIREEYPDLLGDTPDGTGRDDEEDVAFPDGPRTRVFATGAGFLTAVDEGRLLDVSRNAGCAVRMDVQVGDYVYPGTLLATLASDADEALVDKARGAFATGASRTPHQDVRLAVVELVDIAAKALSPGVNDPTTAMNSIDRMGELLLELGKRRRPRMRSAEDGATIHTNLPGFDDFTRLAFEQIARYAAGQVTVSERMVNVIGSVGGMLPSSRRAALRRLLTELEPVLMHPLQLQGDRDAVHVALARAERNLTPG; from the coding sequence GTGCCGATCGCCAAGCTGCGCGCTCTGTGGCGCAACATCTACGACAGCCTCTGGTTCCTGCCGGCACTGTTCACGCTCGGTGCAATCATCGCCGCCGAGCTGCTCGTCCGGGCGGACGACCTGCTGCCCGGCGGCACCGACATCCGCGCCCTGGCCTGGCTCTTCACGGGCGGGCCGGAAGGCGCGCGCGGTGTGCTGGACGCGATCGCCGGCTCACTCATCACCGTAACCGGCGTCGTGTTCTCGGTCACGGTCGTGGCGCTCCAGCTGGCGAGCAGCCAGTTCACACCCCGCGTGCTGCGCTCCTTCATGGCCGACCGCGCCAACCAGCTCGTGCTCGCAGTGATGATCGGCACGTACGTGTACTCGCTGCTCGTGATGCGTACGATCCGCTCGAGCGACGATCCGTCGCAGGAGTTCGTGCCGGCGGTGGCGACCACGTTTGCCGGCCTGCTCGCTGTCATCAGCATCGGTTTCCTGATCTACTACATCGATCATGCCGCCCGTTCCCTGCAGGTCGACACGATCATGTCCGCCGTCACGCGCGAGGCACTGGACACGATTCGCGAAGAATACCCGGACCTGCTCGGGGACACGCCCGACGGGACCGGACGCGACGATGAGGAGGACGTGGCCTTTCCGGACGGGCCCAGGACACGCGTGTTTGCGACCGGCGCCGGCTTTCTCACCGCGGTGGACGAGGGCCGGTTGCTCGACGTGAGCCGCAATGCGGGGTGCGCGGTGCGGATGGACGTGCAGGTCGGCGACTACGTGTATCCCGGCACGCTGCTGGCCACGCTGGCCTCGGACGCGGACGAGGCGCTGGTCGACAAGGCGCGCGGGGCGTTCGCGACCGGCGCGTCCCGTACCCCGCACCAGGACGTGCGGCTGGCTGTCGTCGAGCTGGTCGACATCGCGGCCAAGGCGCTTTCGCCCGGTGTCAATGATCCGACCACCGCGATGAACTCGATTGACCGGATGGGCGAGCTGCTGCTCGAGCTGGGGAAGCGCCGGCGTCCGCGCATGCGGTCCGCGGAGGACGGTGCGACGATCCACACCAATCTTCCCGGCTTCGACGATTTCACACGCCTCGCGTTCGAGCAGATCGCGCGCTATGCGGCCGGACAGGTGACGGTCTCCGAGCGGATGGTCAACGTGATCGGGAGCGTCGGTGGCATGCTGCCCTCGTCGCGCCGTGCGGCGCTGCGGCGACTGCTCACTGAGCTGGAGCCGGTGCTCATGCACCCACTCCAGCTGCAGGGCGACCGGGACGCGGTGCACGTCGCGCTCGCGCGCGCCGAGCGAAATCTCACCCCCGGCTGA